From Kitasatospora sp. MAP12-44:
TCGCCCGCGCGAAGAAGAGCATCGCCCGCGACGAACTGGACACCCGGCTCGCCTACTACCGTCCGCACGAGAGGCGGGCCCTCTTCTCGGCCCAGTGGGAGCTCAACGAGTTCCTGGTGGACCCCCGCCTTCCCGAGATCATGCGGACCCTCCGCCAGGCTACCGACCGCCCGTTCTTCTTCACCACCAACGGCAATCCGCTGACGCCGAGAATCGTGGAGCAGCTCGCCGAGGTCAAGCCGGTGCACTTCGTGGTGTCGACGAACACCGTCGACGAGCCGCTGCGTCAGGAGGTCATGAAGGAGAAGCCCAGCCGGACTTGGACCGCCCTGCACTGCCTGCAAGAACTGCGCAAGCATGAAATACCCTTCGGGGTCAGCCTGGTGGCCACCCCTGACTTCCCACTGGACGACCTGACCCGCACGGTGGAAGCGGTCTCGGAGCTTGATCCGAACTTCATCCGGATCAACGAGCCCGGTTTCACCCGCAGTCATCCCTCCTCGATGGACTTCGACACGGACGTGCTGTGGGGCAGCGTGATCGAATGGACGCAACGGATGCGTGAGCAGACCTCCGTGCCCGTCATCGCCATCCCGAGCGCGTACGAGGAGAACTTCTTCTACGACGACCCGCTGGCTGCCCGGGTCATCGGCACGGTGCCCGGTTCGCCGGCCGCCGCATGCGATCTGCGCCCGGGAGACGTCATCGTCAAAGTGGGTTTCCTCGAACCGAAGACCCGTTCCGAAGTGGTCAGTGCGCTCATGCTGGTCAAGGGCCTCGTCAGGCTGCAAGTCCGGCGTGGCGGACGGCTCTTCGAAACCACCCTCGACACGGACCTGCCGATGCAGTACCCGTACACCGGATCGTTCATCGGCAAGTACATCGTTCCGCACGGCGTGGTGACGGCACCCTCGATCAGCGCCGGTGACGCGAAAGGCATAGCGGCCCAGATCGAAGACACCGGAGCCCGCCACAGCTGGTTGGTGACGTCCTCCCTCATGCTGCCGGCCGCTCGGGCGTTCATCGAACGGTATCTGCCCGACTACGCGGACGGAATCGACTTCGTCGTGGCCACGAACGACTACCTCGGAGGGAACATCCGCGTCATGGACATGTGCACGATCGGCGATATCAACGCGGCGTTGGTCCGCCGGTACGAGCAGGTCGGACGCAAACCGGACCTCATCCTGGTCCCGGCCACCGGCTTCAACGCGCACGGGCGCGACCTGGTCGGCCGGCACTGGGGAGACCTCGAACGGTTCTGGAGTGTTCCCGTGCGCCTGCTGGGACACACGACCCAGTTCGTCTTCTGATGGGCGTCCACACCGTTCTCGTCCGCCCTCCGGTCGATGTGCTGCACAAGTTCAGCAAGCCGGTGGAGTGCCTGGGTATCGCCTACTGCGCCGGCGCCCTGCGGCAGGCGGGGCTCGACGTGACGATGCTCGACGGCATGCTCCACGACTGGAGCGAGCAGGAGACCGTCCAACGCATCCTGGCGCTCAATCCCGACCTGGTCGGATTCACCGTCATCCTCAACCACTTCCCGGACAGCACCGATCGCATCTGCCGGCTGCTGCGCGAGAGCGGATTCCGCGGTCGCATCGTCATCGGGGGGCACGCGGTCTCCTTCATCCCGCAGCGTGTGCTGGACGGTTGCCCCGCCGTTGACGCGGTCGTCTCCGGCGAGGGAGAGGGGCCCATCGTCGGCTATGCCACGGCGCTGGCCGAGGGCCGGGACCCCCGGACCGTCCCGGGCGTGTACGCACGCCACGGCGGGGAGGTCCGCTGGCGGCCGGCGCCGCGGGTGCGGGACCTCGACCGGCTGGCCCCGCCGGCTCGGGACCTGACCCAGGACCTGATCGACCTCGACGGACTCGTCTGCGTCTCCACCAGCAGGGGCTGCTACGCGCGCTGCACCTTCTGCAGCATCCCCCGCTTCTACGGGCTGGAGCGTGACCGGCCACTGGCCAACGGCAGTTGGCTCGCCCGGTCGGTCGCGCACACGGTCGCTGAGATCGTCGATCTTCACGAGCGGTTCGGCCTCATCGAACTCCTCATCGTGGACGACGAGTTCTTCGGGGGGACAGAGGCCGGCCACGCGCGCGCCCTGATGATCGGCCAGGAGCTGGAGGCACTCGCGCTCCCTCTCCAGTTCGCCATGTCCTGCCGCGCCGAGAACGTCGACGCGCAGGTGCTCGCCGCCCTGGCGCGAGGGGGCCTCAAGCATGTCTTCGTCGGGCTGGAAACCGGCGACGACGAGACGCTGCGCTTGTACGGAAAGGGCCACTCGGTCCAGCAGAACCTCGACGCGGTGCGGATCATCAAATCACTCGGCCTGTCGTTCCAGCCGGGCTTCATGCTGTTCAACCACCGGGCCACGATCAGCGAGATACAAGCCGGTCTCGACTTCCTCCGGGAGATCGGCGAACTCAAACCGGTCACGGTCAACAGTGCTGTCGATCCCCATTTCGGGACACCGCTGAATCGCGTCATCGAACACGACGGAGCACTGCGGGACCTGGGCTCCTCACTGGCCTCCGACTATCTCGACCCAAGGACTGCCGTGGCCAAGCGGGTCGCGGAGGAGACCGCGGCGCGCTACGCGCCCTACCAGGAGGTCGTCGCGGGCCTCCAGTCATCGGTCACGTTCGAATGGCGGCGGACGGTCCCAGGGCGCGATCCAGCCGTCTCCCG
This genomic window contains:
- a CDS encoding radical SAM protein — encoded protein: MGVHTVLVRPPVDVLHKFSKPVECLGIAYCAGALRQAGLDVTMLDGMLHDWSEQETVQRILALNPDLVGFTVILNHFPDSTDRICRLLRESGFRGRIVIGGHAVSFIPQRVLDGCPAVDAVVSGEGEGPIVGYATALAEGRDPRTVPGVYARHGGEVRWRPAPRVRDLDRLAPPARDLTQDLIDLDGLVCVSTSRGCYARCTFCSIPRFYGLERDRPLANGSWLARSVAHTVAEIVDLHERFGLIELLIVDDEFFGGTEAGHARALMIGQELEALALPLQFAMSCRAENVDAQVLAALARGGLKHVFVGLETGDDETLRLYGKGHSVQQNLDAVRIIKSLGLSFQPGFMLFNHRATISEIQAGLDFLREIGELKPVTVNSAVDPHFGTPLNRVIEHDGALRDLGSSLASDYLDPRTAVAKRVAEETAARYAPYQEVVAGLQSSVTFEWRRTVPGRDPAVSRAIDLFEKTCNAAFVAVVEQAVQDLSGQDAPSPGEVLARTEQRLASVESRMSLAKALLLGSVAQAEGEVRYYTQNDVIAMRQGVGR
- a CDS encoding radical SAM protein — its product is MTMLDIESPEQLPGAREAFHEYCLAVLGSILESADLIGADGSARHPSAYRLRCRDLDSAVDYGIGESRPLRQPLGRLPGSTADPLRETLDALLGITIPENSKVPLFAADWQCPDGASAGSWDHAPDTSGDFVFSYPIPKPGPTQATEATAGRADYPAQLLSALLDEVDLLEEGRAVYPVSLRSADGEYALFLRPVAEPHPMAERTEDARTAIRRQPLFSVSQTEPTIPVLARHWALLANLLRVSKGGDATVLDGFRLRHTVDWVVPSHGHPSEVYEHLARICNVACSFCYLFGNPDTLAIARAKKSIARDELDTRLAYYRPHERRALFSAQWELNEFLVDPRLPEIMRTLRQATDRPFFFTTNGNPLTPRIVEQLAEVKPVHFVVSTNTVDEPLRQEVMKEKPSRTWTALHCLQELRKHEIPFGVSLVATPDFPLDDLTRTVEAVSELDPNFIRINEPGFTRSHPSSMDFDTDVLWGSVIEWTQRMREQTSVPVIAIPSAYEENFFYDDPLAARVIGTVPGSPAAACDLRPGDVIVKVGFLEPKTRSEVVSALMLVKGLVRLQVRRGGRLFETTLDTDLPMQYPYTGSFIGKYIVPHGVVTAPSISAGDAKGIAAQIEDTGARHSWLVTSSLMLPAARAFIERYLPDYADGIDFVVATNDYLGGNIRVMDMCTIGDINAALVRRYEQVGRKPDLILVPATGFNAHGRDLVGRHWGDLERFWSVPVRLLGHTTQFVF